In the Ctenopharyngodon idella isolate HZGC_01 chromosome 4, HZGC01, whole genome shotgun sequence genome, one interval contains:
- the rps16 gene encoding 40S ribosomal protein S16 — protein MPAKGPLQSVQVFGRKKTATAVAHCKRGNGLIKVNGRPLEMIEPVTLQYKLLEPLLLLGKERFAGVDIRVRVKGGGHVAQIYAIRQAISKALVAYYQKYVDEASKKEIKDILIQYDRTLLVADPRRCESKKFGGPGARARYQKSYR, from the exons ATGCCAGCTAAAGGTCCTCTACAGTCTGTCCAGGTTTTTGGACGTAAA AAAACAGCCACTGCTGTTGCCCACTGCAAGAGGGGAAACGGACTTATTAAAGTCAATGGAAGACCTCTTGAGATGATCGAGCCTGTTACTCTGCAGTACAAG CTGCTGGAGCCTCTTCTGCTGCTGGGTAAGGAGCGCTTCGCTGGTGTTGACATCAGAGTTCGTGTGAAGGGTGGTGGACACGTCGCTCAGATTTACG CCATTCGTCAGGCCATCTCTAAAGCCCTGGTTGCCTACTATCAGAAAT ATGTGGATGAGGCTTCCAAGAAAGAGATCAAGGATATCTTGATTCAGTATGACAGGACCCTGCTGGTCGCTGATCCCCGCCGCTGCGAGTCCAAGAAGTTCGGTGGACCTGGAGCTCGCGCACGCTACCAGAAGTCCTACCGTTAA